The following are from one region of the Stigmatella ashevillena genome:
- a CDS encoding protein kinase — MALKLAVHPRDERFERETVRFPVRFSALPWWRGLALVVPAGVLLLAYLLVAVSVRYIPDGSWKLQPDAGLEDAGRVGLADAAVETAPVSGLDYVELGNSWQAVALDMPKGPLKGQKRAPCRPKWEVEVSKACWVQVGTVSPPCGSDGYEWKGFCYVPVIASERPNTSDRQ; from the coding sequence GTGGCGCTGAAGCTGGCGGTGCACCCGAGGGATGAGCGCTTCGAGAGAGAGACGGTGCGCTTCCCGGTCCGTTTCTCTGCACTGCCTTGGTGGCGCGGGCTGGCGCTGGTGGTTCCTGCTGGGGTGCTGCTGCTGGCCTACCTGTTGGTGGCTGTCTCCGTGCGGTACATTCCGGATGGATCTTGGAAACTCCAACCGGATGCGGGTTTGGAAGATGCGGGGAGAGTCGGGTTGGCGGATGCCGCAGTCGAAACCGCACCCGTATCGGGATTGGATTATGTCGAGCTTGGGAACTCCTGGCAGGCCGTAGCGCTCGATATGCCCAAAGGACCTCTCAAGGGGCAGAAGCGAGCGCCCTGCCGTCCAAAGTGGGAGGTGGAGGTCAGCAAGGCTTGCTGGGTTCAGGTAGGAACGGTATCGCCACCTTGTGGAAGCGATGGATACGAGTGGAAAGGATTCTGTTACGTGCCAGTGATTGCTTCTGAGCGTCCCAATACATCGGACAGGCAGTAG
- the hslV gene encoding ATP-dependent protease subunit HslV: MFHGTTILCVRREGKVVIAGDGQVSLDKTIMKNTAKKVRRIGEGNVLAGFAGSTADAFTLFERFEAKLKEHQKNLARACVELGKDWRTDRFLRRLEALLIVADREKTFILSGAGDVIEPDHGIAAVGSGGHYALSAARALQAHTNLSAREIATHAMAIAADICVYTNSHVTFEEL; the protein is encoded by the coding sequence ATGTTCCATGGCACCACCATCCTTTGCGTGCGCCGCGAGGGGAAAGTCGTCATCGCGGGTGATGGGCAGGTCAGCCTCGACAAGACCATCATGAAGAACACGGCCAAGAAGGTGCGCCGCATCGGCGAGGGCAACGTCCTGGCCGGCTTCGCGGGCAGCACCGCCGATGCCTTCACCCTCTTCGAGCGCTTCGAGGCCAAGCTCAAGGAGCACCAGAAGAACCTGGCCCGCGCCTGCGTGGAGCTGGGGAAGGACTGGCGCACCGACCGCTTCCTGCGCCGCCTGGAAGCCTTGCTCATCGTCGCCGACCGCGAGAAGACCTTCATTCTCTCCGGCGCGGGCGATGTCATCGAGCCTGACCACGGCATCGCCGCCGTGGGCAGCGGGGGCCACTACGCCCTGTCCGCCGCGCGCGCCCTCCAGGCCCACACGAACCTCTCTGCCCGGGAGATCGCCACGCACGCCATGGCGATCGCCGCGGACATCTGCGTCTACACCAACTCGCACGTCACCTTCGAAGAGCTCTAG
- a CDS encoding CAP domain-containing protein translates to MRHLLHRSLPLTCFLGCLAACGASAKEKRPEATVTQKTQPAAAAPAPRSSPPPNAFARDMLDTHNQARASARPTPKPALAALQWSAEATKKAESWAKQCTFEHNPNRGSFGENLAAATPGAWKTPEVVKSWNDEVTDYDLGRNTCAKGKMCGHYTQVVWRNTTHVGCAKQTCTKNSPFGKDFPTWDFWVCNYAPPGNVVGQKPY, encoded by the coding sequence ATGCGCCACCTCCTCCACCGCTCCCTTCCCCTGACCTGCTTCCTCGGATGCCTTGCAGCATGCGGAGCAAGCGCGAAGGAGAAGCGTCCAGAAGCCACCGTCACCCAGAAGACCCAGCCCGCGGCCGCCGCGCCCGCACCGCGGAGCAGCCCGCCGCCCAACGCCTTCGCGCGAGACATGCTCGACACGCACAATCAGGCGAGGGCCTCCGCCCGGCCGACGCCCAAGCCCGCGCTCGCCGCGCTCCAGTGGTCCGCGGAGGCCACGAAGAAGGCGGAGTCGTGGGCGAAGCAGTGCACGTTCGAGCACAACCCGAACCGGGGGAGCTTCGGCGAGAACCTGGCGGCGGCGACCCCCGGCGCGTGGAAGACCCCGGAGGTGGTGAAGAGCTGGAACGACGAGGTCACCGACTATGATCTCGGCCGGAACACCTGCGCCAAGGGCAAGATGTGCGGCCACTACACGCAGGTCGTCTGGCGGAACACCACCCACGTGGGCTGCGCGAAGCAGACGTGCACGAAGAACTCACCGTTCGGCAAGGACTTCCCCACCTGGGACTTCTGGGTGTGCAACTACGCGCCACCGGGCAACGTGGTGGGCCAGAAGCCGTACTGA
- a CDS encoding type VI immunity family protein — translation MHRTHHEIAQAVIRALETYLQVVGPQALTWYSDMNGGMQELDGKSWERIRTELLTEHRCYFLLRDGPGGVGEFQFEYYGKLLEKPTLIEQNNQTCAVSFWLSTEYLEKHGPTHVRELALAIATPLPFTSGHAGLSFNAFIDLPGVSREIRRQCFRYPGLDIIELGNLSGELGTRVKSASWLTFLGQPVLDGLGGVTGLRSSLKSPSTFVQAFDAERVVVTLGQFPEAGDTEQGYNLSHYRELAFILEPWLYQQQLRFRDFTEAETRHWERRFLD, via the coding sequence ATGCATCGCACCCACCATGAGATAGCCCAAGCAGTCATACGCGCCTTGGAGACATACCTTCAAGTGGTAGGTCCACAGGCCCTAACTTGGTACTCAGACATGAATGGGGGGATGCAAGAACTGGACGGAAAAAGTTGGGAACGAATCCGGACGGAGTTGCTCACGGAACATCGTTGCTACTTCCTCTTGAGAGATGGGCCTGGGGGCGTCGGCGAGTTTCAGTTCGAGTATTACGGCAAGCTTCTGGAGAAGCCCACTCTGATTGAGCAGAATAATCAGACATGCGCTGTTTCATTCTGGCTCTCCACGGAGTATTTGGAAAAGCACGGCCCCACTCACGTCCGTGAACTCGCATTGGCCATAGCCACCCCACTCCCCTTCACCTCTGGCCATGCAGGCCTCTCATTCAATGCTTTTATCGATCTGCCGGGAGTCTCCAGGGAAATCCGCCGCCAGTGCTTTCGCTACCCGGGGCTGGACATCATCGAGTTGGGCAATCTCTCCGGCGAACTCGGCACCCGTGTCAAAAGCGCTTCCTGGCTCACATTCTTGGGCCAGCCTGTACTTGACGGCCTGGGTGGCGTGACGGGCCTTCGCAGCTCTTTGAAATCACCAAGCACTTTTGTCCAAGCCTTCGACGCAGAGCGGGTTGTCGTCACACTTGGCCAATTTCCAGAAGCAGGAGACACCGAGCAAGGCTACAATCTATCACACTATCGCGAGTTGGCGTTCATCCTGGAGCCTTGGTTGTATCAGCAGCAGCTCCGCTTCCGCGACTTCACAGAAGCAGAAACACGCCACTGGGAGCGGCGATTTCTTGACTGA
- the hslU gene encoding ATP-dependent protease ATPase subunit HslU, translating to MPENRKMPAFTPREVVSELDRYIVGQNAAKRAVAIALRNRWRRQRVDEDLREEIHPKNIIMIGPTGVGKTEIARRLAKLAQAPFVKVEASKFTEVGYVGRDVESMVRDLVEAAIALVREEETEKVKPRALEMAEDRLVEMLSGHAPKSPPPPPPFGFTPPPVAPPSRLGEHEREKLRAQLRAGTLDDQEVDVETSDSAPTFLRNFTGQGMEEVGVNLQDLFKNMPGMNRTRRRKVRVPEALRLLQQEEAAKLVDTDRVTREALVRAESSGIIFIDEIDKIASREGSGKGSGPDVSREGVQRDILPIVEGSTINTKYGQVKTDHMLFIAAGAFHVSKPSDLIPELQGRFPIRVELEPLSGQDLVRILREPRNSLIRQYTALLATEGVGLEFTDDAVEEIARIAQLANERTQNIGARRLHTVLERLLDEVSFGASEMGQKALKVDAAYVRERLASIVQDEDLSRYIL from the coding sequence GTGCCCGAGAACCGAAAGATGCCCGCCTTCACCCCCCGCGAGGTGGTGAGCGAGCTGGATCGCTACATCGTTGGGCAGAACGCCGCCAAGCGCGCCGTCGCCATCGCCCTGCGCAACCGCTGGCGCCGCCAGCGCGTCGATGAGGATCTCCGCGAGGAGATCCACCCCAAGAACATCATCATGATCGGCCCCACCGGGGTGGGGAAGACGGAGATCGCCCGTCGGCTGGCGAAGCTCGCCCAGGCCCCCTTCGTCAAGGTCGAGGCCTCCAAGTTCACCGAGGTGGGCTACGTGGGCCGCGATGTCGAGTCCATGGTGCGCGACCTGGTCGAGGCGGCCATCGCGCTGGTGCGCGAAGAAGAGACCGAGAAGGTGAAGCCGCGCGCCCTGGAGATGGCCGAGGACCGTCTGGTGGAGATGCTCTCCGGCCACGCGCCGAAGTCGCCGCCCCCGCCGCCCCCCTTTGGGTTCACGCCGCCCCCCGTCGCGCCCCCGTCCCGGCTGGGAGAGCACGAGCGGGAGAAGCTGCGCGCCCAACTGCGCGCCGGCACGCTGGATGACCAGGAAGTGGATGTGGAGACCTCGGACTCCGCCCCCACGTTCCTGCGCAACTTCACCGGCCAGGGCATGGAGGAGGTGGGCGTCAACCTCCAGGATCTCTTCAAGAACATGCCGGGGATGAACCGCACCCGGCGCCGCAAGGTCCGGGTGCCCGAGGCCCTGCGGCTCCTCCAGCAGGAGGAGGCCGCGAAGCTGGTGGACACCGACCGGGTGACACGCGAGGCGCTGGTCCGCGCCGAGTCCAGCGGCATCATCTTCATCGACGAGATCGACAAGATCGCCAGCCGGGAGGGGAGCGGCAAGGGCTCGGGGCCAGATGTCTCCCGCGAGGGCGTCCAGCGCGACATCCTTCCCATCGTCGAGGGCTCCACCATCAACACCAAGTATGGGCAGGTGAAGACCGATCACATGCTCTTCATCGCCGCGGGCGCCTTCCACGTCTCCAAGCCCAGCGACCTCATCCCCGAGCTTCAGGGCCGCTTCCCCATCCGCGTGGAGCTGGAGCCACTGAGCGGGCAGGACCTGGTGCGCATCCTCCGGGAGCCGAGGAACTCGCTTATCCGCCAGTACACCGCGCTGCTGGCCACCGAGGGGGTGGGGCTGGAATTCACCGATGATGCGGTGGAGGAGATTGCCCGGATCGCCCAACTGGCCAACGAGCGCACTCAGAACATCGGGGCGCGGCGGCTGCACACGGTCTT